From the genome of Pseudomonadota bacterium:
CGTTTAGGCGTTCGTCGGGGAAGTCCAGGGTGCCCTGGTCCTCGGTGGCCACGCGGTGTAGGTATCGTCCTCGGGGTTGAATAGGACGACGCGCGTGTTGTCATTGATGCCGGCGTCCTCCACTTGGAGCGGGAGTATCGTGCGCCCGTTAGGGCTGACGCCGACCTCGTGAGAGGCATCGGTGAAGCTGCGCACTTGCCCGACCCCCTCGATCTGCTGGCCGTCGTAGAAGGGCACGGACACGGCTCGCAGGGCGTCGTCAGGGTCGACCTCGAACAGGCCGCTCGTGCGCTCACCGCCCTGGAAGACGTCGAAGCCCTGGACCACATTGCCGTTGGCGAGGAGTGCGTTGAAGTCGTCGAAGGCGGAGGCGAACAGCGTTCCCGTGCCCGCTTCCAGGCCGTCGAACGCCACGCCTTCAATCCACATGAGGTCTGTATCGAAGCTCGCAGCGAGTGCGAACTGTGCACCGCCGTCGAGGGTGAGGTACTGGACGTTCTGGAACAGCACTAGCTCGCCGTTGAGCGTTGCGATCTCCTCCACGGTGGTGAGCTGGTAGAAGGGGTCATCGCCAGTGAGCTCGGGGAAAAATACCTCACCCGGCTGTCGGTCGAGGCGGTTGATCACAATGCCGTCGTTGCTGAGGATCGCCGGATCCAGCTGATCGGCGCCGCCGCCGCCCGTATTGCCCCCAGTGACCGTATCGACCTCGAGGTACCAGGTACCGTCATTGGCGACGGCCAGATCGCGGATGGTCAGAGCCTCGCCGATGCCCTCCAGTAGGACACCGGTGGTCAGCAGGACCGTGACCCGCGGTGGCGGGTGCTCATCCGTGGGGCTCGCGAGCGCGGACGCGCTGAGGGTAGCGGCGATGATCATCCAGCGGGTGGGCATGGCGGCGGTCTCCAAGCGGTTACGCCTCAGTCTCGCGCCGGATGTTCACGCGGAGATCACGTTTCGCTGGATGGGCGCAGATCGTCACGCGGCAAGTGTTTCGACAGTCATGGCCTCGGGGCCCGTGGCGCCAGCGGCGCTACTTCTGGCCCCAGCCCGTTGAGGCCGCCAGGCCCTGGATGCAGACCCGCCTGGGGCGGAAGCGTCTATGCTTCGGTACTTTCCGACTCTTCTCGCCGCAGGACACGCCTACATGTCATCAAGACTGACCTTGCACGTCGACGATCAGATCGCCCTGGTCACCCTCTCTCGCGCCGACCGCCACAACGCCCTGGACCTGGCGATGTTCGAGGAGATCGACGCAGTCATCAAAAGACTGCGGAAGGACAGATCCCTCCGCGCCGTGGTGGTCACCGGGGAGGGCGAGGACTTCTGCACGGGCATCGACGTGAAGTCGGTGCTCGAGTCGCGCATCACCTCCGTGAAGCTACTGTTCAAGTGGCTGCCCGGTCAGTCGAACCTCGTACAGCGCATCTCCACCGGCTGGCGGGCGATACCGTGCCCGGTGATCATGGCCCTGCACGGACGCGTATGGGGTGGTGGCCTGCAGATCGCGTTGGGTGGGGACTTGCGAGTCGCAAGCCCCGAGACGGATCTCTCCATCCTGGAGGCGCGCTGGGGGCTGCTGCCCGACATGGGCGGCACCCTCTGCCTGCGCGAGCAACTGCCCGTGGATGTGGCTAAGTATCTGGCGATGACCGCGAAGCACATGACCGCCGCACAGGCTCTTCATTACCGGCTGATCACCGAGGTTGCCGAGCAACCCTTGGATCGCGCCATGGCCATTGCCGCGCAGATCAGCTGCCAGTCGCCGGACAGCGTGGCGGCGGTGAAGAAACTCTATAACCGAAGCGCCTGGCACTCCCAACGCTACGCGCTGGCGCGCGAAACCTGGTACCAGATCAAGATCCTGTTGGGGAAGAACCAGCGGACCAAGACCTACCGAGAGCTCAATCCCGACAAGCCTGCCAAGGACTTCGCCGCGCGCATGGACTGGTAGGGACAGGACGCCGGGGAAGCTGATCGGGTCGCCAATGGGTGCCCTCAGGCGCGCGAGGAAGCCCAGGCTGAGGTCCACGCACCTCTTCCAGCGTTTGGCAGCAGTGCGCGGCAGTGTTCTCGGTATCATGTTACGTCGTGCGGCTGGTTCTCTTTCGCATTACTGTTCCGATTCTCCACGTGGCTTCCGGGATCACTCATGCGTTCACCCTCGCCTGCTCTTTGCAGTACTGCGCTGGTCATTGGTGTTCTTGTCGCCGATGTCGCGGAGTTTTCTGCAGCTCCCGGCGACCGCGCGGAAGAGCCCATCGAGGAGACCTTGCTTATCTCATCTCGGCGAAAATCAGTCGCTTGCGCAGATACCACGGGCCGTTCGGGCCCTTGACCGCGCCGATCTGACCCGCTACCAACAGCAGAGCACCAGCGTGCAGGAGATCCTGGGGCGCGTGGTGCCCGGCTTCGCCACACCGAACACGGACGGCAGCGCAGGCCCCCTACCCCCGCGCGGCCGCGATCCCCTGAACCTGATCGACGGCGTGCCGATCGCTACCAACACCAACTGCTCGCGCTTCCTCGACAGGTTCGATCCACTGGGCATCGGCCGCATCGAAGTGGTCTACGGCCCAACGTCGCTTTATGGCGCGGGCGCCACTGGCGGCGTCATCCAGTTTTCACCCGCGACACGCAGTCGCAGAACTGCAGTGAGACTTCGGCACGCAGGTGCGCTCCTACGTGACGGACGAGGACGCACGGTCTGAGGACAGCACCTCCACCAAGGTGTACGGCAGCGTGCTAGGCAACGTGACCGATCACATCAGCGTGTACGGATTCGCTAGCTATGAGGACGTCAATGGCATACGCCGCGCGCAGGGCGATCTGCTGACGGGACGTAGCCAGTTTGCCGAAGACGTGTCGCTGCTTGGCAAGATCCGCGTCGCGCTCACTGACGAGCAGTCGCTGACGGTGCTAGTGAACGATACGGAGCTCACGCCCACCAGCGGGCTGTTCGACCTGGCTTCTGTGCCGGCAGGCGACGGTACGCAGACCGACGCCAAGCTACTCGTGGCTGCCGTGCAGAGCCGGCTTGAGCGATGAGCACCAAACCCACGCTTTCGGTACTTCGTCCACAGGCGCCGTTCGCCCAACCGCTGGTACCACAGTCCCAGCGAGATGAGAGCAAGCACGGTCTGCCGCGCTTCGAGCAGATCGGCGGGCACCTCGCACTCGTGTGTAGTGATCGAATCAAGTAGGGTAGCGTGAGTATCGCGAGTCTCTCGCAACCTTCAGCCCGCGTTTGCTGGTTTGGTGTGGTCATTCCAACACAGCACATCATGGGATGATCCCCACGTTCTTGGCGATGCAAGTTGATGCGATCTCAGCGGGTTGCGCTCTTCTGGATGGACACTAGTTAAGGTCAGTCGGATGGACTTATGCGCTGCCGCGTTGCGCGGACTTGGAACAACCGATGCAGACAGGCGGCTGCGACATGTCCTCCAGCAGCGCCGGCGATCTTTGCGAACAGGACAGCTGGTCGCAGCGGTCGTTAGCGTAGCTGCCTTCCTGGTGGTATTTGCGGCAGTAGGCGCAAACGGCGGCCGTTTCACAGCCGCGAACTTTTTCGCCGCTGCCATATTTTACCGTCTTCTGGCGGCCAGGTTTCAGTTTGCCAACCGGCTGGTGGTGATACTGCGGCCGTTCGGCTCCCCATCGCCTAGGAACTTGACGCTCTCGCGCGCCGTTGGCCGGAGCAGCAAGGGGTTAGCCTTGCCCATTACTGCTCGAGATTCATCCTACGGTGGGCAGCTGAGGAAGGGTTTAAGCTGTTTCGGACGTTCTTCCTCCCGGGGCTGTGTGTCATCGTGGCTTTCTACGCCGCGAGCTACCTGATGCCCGTCCTGACGGCGACGTGGGCGGTGGTTATCGTGCCACTACTCATCGGGTTCGCGTTCTACCTGGCGATCTCAACACTAATGCTTCGTAGCTCGACCACCTACGGCCGGACCCAGAATTGGGAACCCGTCGTTCGCCTACTTGTTCAGCGAGCTAAGAGGGGCTTTAGCGCCAATTCAGAGACAGAAGTTATTGCACTGGACGACGACGTCTGGCGGCAGGCCGTGACCTTGCTGTTGGAGTCTGCAGATGCAGTTGTGGTCGACATCACTGACCTCCGCCCGAACCTTCAATGGGAGCTGGAGGAAGCTTATCGGCGACTTCCCGCCGAATCCATTGTGCTGTGCTGGGAGGAGTCAATTGCAGAGAACAACAGTACGAAAAAGCGCGAGCAGCGCATCCCTGAGCGCCACGCTGACGTGCTGGGCAATGCGATCACCGATGGGCGTTGGCAAAGATCACATGTGTCCACTTATCCACCTCCTGGCAAAGACAGTCGCCTGTTTTGGGGTCTTACTGAGATGGGTCTTTCGTTGAGTATCGCGTACGCGATCGCGGCGTATCCGCCGCCCGACATCAATGCTTTCGGAAAAGGTGATTAGTTTTTCTGGCTGAGTAGCTTTGGTGGCCCTGGGGTGAGTGTCCCGGGCTTCAGCCGCCGCGCCGGAACCGCCTGGCCTGGCCCATCGCCTCCGCCGTGGCAGACGGCTCGGGGCACGGCCACGGCACTCAGCGCTCGACGCTGGCGCCAAGGGACAGGCGATCAGCGAGCAGGCGCTGCAGGCAGGCCATCAGGTGGTGGGCGCGGTCCGCCGACCAGAAACCTTGAAGGACATATCCGGCATCGAGGTGGCGAGGATCGATCTGGCCGATCAGGCGACCTTGGAAGCAGCCATGCGAGGGGCCGACATGGTGATCTCGGCCTTGGGGCACGGCGGACTGAAGGCGTCAGCACAGTTCACCACCCTGTAGAGCGAGGCCACGCGGACCCTGCGCGCGGCGATGCGCGGCACGGGGGTGGCACGCATCATCACCCTGTCTTCCGGCGGCGTGGTCGAGGACCCCAAAGCGCCGGTGTTCTACACCAAACTTCTGCGTCGCTATCTCATCAACACCTACGTCGACATGGCGCGCATGGAGACGCTTCTGGAGGAGTCCGCGGACATCGAGTGGACCTGCGTGCGCCTGACCTACCTGCGCGAGGGCCAATCCAAGCCCTTTCTCGCACGCGAGGGGCAACTTGGCGAGGGGAGCTTCCAGATCCACGTGGTGGACGCAGCACGCTTCGTCTTAGAGGAGCTCACGCGACGCCGATGAGTCAACGGCCATCCGGTGCTCGGCTACGCGTAGGGACAAGGACCACGCGTAGGCGTCGCCTGGCGATGCAAGGTCTCGCCCTTGCTGGCGCCCGAAATACGCTAGCCTTGGGGCCCCGACTAGCCGGGCTGCGCGCAGGGGCCGGTTGTGGCTCACCACGACAGGCGTCTGCCGGCCCATAGACTTGGAGCCAACCCTCTTGATCCGCCTCTACGCCCTGCCAGTGATCGCCACCCTGCTGCTGGCCTCGACCTCCGCGTTCCCCAACGACTCGCCGCCGGCCCCTGAAGAGGCGCTGCTCGACCAGCCGCTCACCTTGGAGCAAGCGAATCGTCTAGCCGGTCTTCCCCTCGCATGTCTGCAGCAGGAGTACCCCAACAAGCTGGGGCAAACGATCGGCAGCGCCGAGGACCTCGGCGAACCGAGCGCACTACATCCGGCCTTCTACGGCTGCTTTGACTGGCACAGTGCCGTACATGGCCACTGGTCCCTGGTAGCACTGCTTCGCCGCTACCCCGACCTCGCCCGGGGCGAGGAAGGACGGCGCATCCTGGCCCAACACTTGACCGCAGCGAACGTCGCGCGAGAAGTGGAGTACTTCCAGGGCGAGCACAACAAGACCTACGAGCGCACCTACGGCTGGGCGTGGCTATTGAAGCTCGATCAGGAGCTGGCCGCATGGGATGCGCCTCTGGCTCAGGAGCTGCACGGCAACCTCCAGCCCCTCAGTGCGCTGATCGTAGAGCGCTACCTCGAGTTTCTGCCGAAGCTCAACTACGCCATCCGCACGGGGGAACACCCCAACACTGCCTTCGGCCTCACCTTCGCCTTTGACTATGCGCAATACCACGGTCACGGCGAGCTATTGGATGCTGTAGGGGTCGCCGCGAGACGCTTCTACGCCGACGATGCGCACTGCCCGCTCACCTGGGAGCCCGGGGGCTACGACTTCCTCAGCCCGTGCCTCACGGAGATCGACATCATGCGTCGCGTGCTGCCGCCGCAGGCCTTCCACCGCTGGCTGCAGCGCTTCTTGCCGGACTTGACCAAGCCCGGCTACACGCTTGCGGTAGGTCGCGTGTCCGATCGCTCCGATGGCAAGCTCGTGCACCTGGACGGGCTGAACTTCAGCCGCGCCTGGGCCCTGATCGGACTCGCCGATCGGTTCCCAGAACGCTACGGACATCTCCTGGCGTTGGCGGGGGAGCACATGGATCACTCCCTGCCGAATCTGGTCGGCGACCGCTACGAGGGCGGCCACTGGTTGGGCAGTTTTGCGCTGTACGCCCTCATGAGGTAACTGCTGCGCAAGGCGGCGTGTCTACACTGTGGCCAACGGGCGACTAGGGCGGCACGCTAGCCGATGGTCAGCGTGCCCTTCATCGCCGCCCAGTGGCCGGGGAAGGAACAGAAGTACACGTACTCGCCCGAGAGTCCCTTCATGGGCACCTCGATGCTGGTGGACTCACCGCCGCCGACGAGTGTCGTCGACGCGATGACCTTCTCGTCGTCCGGTACGTAGTGTTTCGCAGGACCTGCCGCGGGCGCTGCCGCGGTGATCGCATCGAAATCACCGGGCTTTGAGAGCACCCAGTTGTGCCCCATTACGGCGGCGGGCAGCTGGCCCGTATGTTTGAGGTTGATGGTGACCGTCTCGCAGGATGCATCAGGGGTGATCTGCGTGACGCTGTAGGTCAGCGCATCTCCCACCTCGATATCGACGCTGCAGTCGGCGGCGGACGCAGCTCCAGCGAGGCCCAGCCAGCCCGCAGTGGCGATCAATAGGACGGCGCGCGGTGACATCATCAGCTCTTCCTTCCCTAGGGTGTGAACGAATCGTCCTACACCCTAGGGATCGTCCGACCCACCATCCATCCGTACTTGTCGTACTTCCGTAGCGGATTGGCGAGAGTGGTTGCGCCCTAGCGAACCCTATGAACGCACCTCGGACGCGCGCACCGAGGCGCGGCGGCGCCAGCTGCGCACACCGAGTGCAGCCATCGTCGCGCCGACTAGGCAGACGACGATCACCGCGTAACCCACCTCCGTTGCGGGGTGGCTATGCGGGAACGGCGCGTCGTGCGCGTAGGCACTCAGCGCCAGCCCGCTCATCGCGGCCGCGCCAGCGGTACGCACTGCCAGGACCTTCAGCGACTTGTTACTAACCATAGACTCAACGCTCCAATTCAGTTCGTAGTGATCTTCAACGATGTTCATCATTTGGGTATGCGTGCAGCGCGTTGGCTGGGTGCCTTTATGCGCCACACCACTCGGCCTTGAAACGCGCTGCTGGGGATAGCGCCGAGGTCGATCGACGGCATCGACCGCACACCGTCGCCCGCCACGGACCAACGCCCATCTCCCACTTCAGCCTGCAGGCGCTTGATCATCTGGCGACCGTGCGCAGTTCGGAAGCTGACCACGTCCCCCGCCCTGGGAGCGCGACGCCCGGTGTACGGGCGAAGCACGACGTAATCGCCCGCGGCCAGGGCTGGCGTCATGCTATCGCCAGCCACCCGCTGGACGCGCCAGGCAAGAGATGAGGGCAACCGCATGCCCTCAGGCGGGCCGTACGACGTCAATACCGGGCGGGTACGGCGCTGCACGTCGCTCCGTCGCCACCCCCTTGGACTGCCAGAACATCTCTGCAAATTGATTGACGAGCTCAACCAGCTCCTCACCATCCGCTCGGTTGACGCCCTGCTTACAGCGGCTCGCGCACATCATGATGCTGTGGGTCAGTTCGTGCACCTTCGGGTGCGCTTCGATCTGCGGCGCCTTGAAGTAGTCGCCCCAGATGACCCGGATCTCGTCCTTGACCTTGGCCGCCTCCAGTTCCTTGATCGCCACGCTTCGGGCGATGGAGGCATCGCGCTCCAGCCCTGCCGGTTTGCTGGCAGCCTCCGCCAGCACATCCATCATGCGAACCACCGACAGCGCAGCGATTAGCGCCACCGCCGGGTCGTAGATCTTGCAGGGAATGTCGCAGTGGGCGTCGGCCGTGGCGATCAGGCCGAGATCATCGGCGGTACGAAACAAGCGATGGAACATGTCGGGTCCTCAGTGAGTCGATAACAGTGCGCAGCGTAGGCGAGCGCGGTTCTCTGCACGGTCTCGATGACGTGCTGATGCCCTGCTCGTTGTCCGCAAGTGTTGAGGATAGCGAGGTGATCGCTAAGGGCAACGCGCAGGTGGCGAAAGCAGTGATCGCAAAAGGCAGGCGTGCCGCCCAACTCGGCGCTTGAGCACCTGGCTTAAGCAGTGAAGCGCACGTGCTGCCCTGCCCCATGTACCAAGCGCCCGCTGACGAGTGGCTGCTTGCCGGGGCATCATAGCGCGGCCAACGGCCGTTTTCGAACGGTGGGAGATAGCGAGGACACGGGCGTATAAGGCGCCCGATGCGACGCCGTGGCACCGCGCGCATCCTGCACATCCGCCTCGCTTGGACGCCCCTGCGCGCGCCCAGGCGAACTGGCCGAAACACGCGCGAGCGCGCTCAACCGGCAAGCTGTGGTAGCTGCGTCAGTCCGCCTTTGAGCGTGCCGCGGTGACCGGAAGGGCGGGCTGACTCGTCGATGTGCGCGGTTCTCGCGCCTTGCTAGCGCGACGCTCACGACGTTCAGGTCGGGTCCCGGGCAGCTTGATGGCGATCGCAAGGAAGAGCGCCCCTAGGAGCAGGAAGGTCAGGTCCGTGGCGTCGGTGACTGCGTGACCGCTGTTCAGCACCTGCGAGATGCCGCCAGTGGTCACCGCATTCAGCACAGGCAGGCCCATGAGGCCAACAGCTCCGATACCCATTAGGTGACGCGTTGAGGCATAGGTGTTGGGGCGGGTAAACGCGTAGGCGATCGCGAGGAACCACACGGCGAAGTAGGTCCAACCGGTCGTCGACAGTCGCGCTGACTCAGCTCCTGCGTAGAGCTTGTCAAGATAGAAAACGGACACGGTTGCCACCGTGAGCCCCATGGTCACGCCCACGGTAAGCTTGCTCAACACTCCGTAGTACGCCGCGGAGCGCTTACCCTCGCGCCCGTGCAGGCGCCGCTCGATCCACATCACGTTGCCGAGCGCCGTGATCACGCAAAGAGACAGGCCCATAGCCAGATAGAAGAACTTCAGCGATAGGCCGCCGTAGGTCCCGTAGTGAAGGGGCGCCATCGCCGAGTAGGCGCGAAACGGCACGGAGCGATCGTCGGTCGCCACCGAGGGCACGCGCTCACCGGTCACCGCGCTCAGCAGGACGGGCTCGGTGATGAGCAGCTCCGTATCCGCCGGGTACTGCAGCTGATAGGTGGCGTTGTCGTTCCCATAGTTGGCGACGATAACGGTTTCGGGATGCATCCCGTTCACGGGGTTTACGCGGTCGAACATGCCATCGATGGGCAGCATCTCGGCCGGCACGCCGCTCGGTGGGGTTTGTCCGAGGCCCATCACCTCGATCAAGGTCTCCGTGTCGCCCTTCACCACCATGAACGCAATGAGTGGGCCCACCAGGGTGACGATACCGAGCATGGCGCCGGTGAAGGCGATGGTGGCGTAGAACGGAAGCCCCCACAGGCCCGCCACCTTGTGCGTGTCCTGCCAAATCAAGCGGACCTGTCGCTGGAAGCGAAGCGCGAAGAACTCCTGCAGGATCTTGCTGTGCGTGATCACTCCGCTCACGATCGACAGCAGCAGCATGATGCCGGCGAGCCCCACCAAGAACCGGCCAATCTGCCGGCCGCCAAGGGCGTCGGGCCACATCAGATCGCGGTGGAAGTCGAGCAGCCAGATAGCCAAGCCTTCCCCTCGCTCGGGCAGCACTTCGCCCGTCTGCGCATTCCAGCGGCGTTCAGCGAGCACCTGCTCACCCTCGGCATCCTGGGCCGTTAGGTAAGCGTGGTAGTAGGGCTCGTATTCGTTGGGATACCCGATGCTAGTGAACTGGACGCGCCCCTGATCGGGGGTGTTGGCGTCGAGAAACGCCTGATACTGCTCGCCGATGGCGATCGGCTGCGCGGGCACGTCCAGGCGCTGTGCGGGGTCAGCCCACGCGAGAATCTCGTCCCGGGCGAACAGGGCGATACAGCCGGTGAAGGACACGACGAACACGAACAGGCCGAGCGTGATGCCGGTCCAGGAGTGTAGGTCGAAGACGCGAAGGTGACGGGCGCGATCCATGGGGTCTCCGCAGGTCAGCAGATTGAGTTGCAGGCGCTCACGTGGGCGCGCCGGTGAGGGCGACTACACCGACGCTCACCACACTCAAGCCGAGCACGGCGAGCGTGGGCCGCCAGCGGCTTCGGTCCCAGTAGAGCCAGAACTGCAGGCCCACCCAGACGACAGGCATCAGCAAGGCGAAGGAAAATACGCGTCCCCGAAACTCACCGGGGAATACCTTCATCAACGCCGCCGAGATGAGCATGGTGCCGACGAAGGTCCAGACCAACGCGCTGGTAAGGCGAGGCGCCTTCCAGGTGGCGATGCCGAGCCCGAGCAGCACGGCCGCGAGAATGCCCAGTACCACAGGGCTCATGAGGTCATTCCCTTGGCGTCGAGCGCCGACCAGGCGAACAGGACCGCGACCATCCCGGTGCTTGCGATACCGGTCAGCACATGTCGGCTGGGCGCGACGGCGGTGACTACCAAACTGATGATGCCCGCCAATGAAAGGAGCACGAGCCAAAGGGGAATCGCCCTCTCAAGTCCGACCGTTGTGGTCATCAGGGCGAGAACGACGAACACCAGCACCCAGCTCGCCCACCGCACCACTTGTTGCAGCGGCACGTTGTCCTTCAGCGGTACCAAGTGTGTGCGCTTCGGGCTGGCTTGGAACAGCCCCACGCAGGCGAGGTAGAGCAAGCAGGCGCTAGTGGCAACAACCATCGTCGATCGTCTCGGGTTTGGGGGTCGGCAAAAGGGCTGTAGCTGGACAATTCGGCGAGCCGAGCCTAGAGCAAAACCCCATGTTCAACAACACCTCCCCCCAGCCTGTTCGGCCTACCACCGCGGGCTTGCTTTGGAAGCCAACCAACAGCCCGATAGGCAACTCGCGTAACGCCCAGCGGGCGACTCGAAGATCGTTGGCCAGGACTTCAGATTCTGTCATCCCGGTACTGTATTGCAAACACGAATCATTTAGACTCGCGCGCCTCGCGGGAGCTCAGAACGAGTCCAACTCCCCTGCTAACACATCAATACTTCAAGGAATACCGATGCGGCACCACGTCCTCCGCACCCCGCTGGCAATGACCCTAATCGTCTGCTCGACGGCGAACTACGCGCAGAACCCTGATCTCGAAGAGGTCATCGTCACCGGCACGAAATCGGATAAGACGCTGCAGGAGACATCGATCTCCGTGGAGCTATACGACGAATCGCGGATCGACCGT
Proteins encoded in this window:
- a CDS encoding S24/S26 family peptidase; the protein is MRLPSSLAWRVQRVAGDSMTPALAAGDYVVLRPYTGRRAPRAGDVVSFRTAHGRQMIKRLQAEVGDGRWSVAGDGVRSMPSIDLGAIPSSAFQGRVVWRIKAPSQRAARIPK
- a CDS encoding PepSY-associated TM helix domain-containing protein, giving the protein MDRARHLRVFDLHSWTGITLGLFVFVVSFTGCIALFARDEILAWADPAQRLDVPAQPIAIGEQYQAFLDANTPDQGRVQFTSIGYPNEYEPYYHAYLTAQDAEGEQVLAERRWNAQTGEVLPERGEGLAIWLLDFHRDLMWPDALGGRQIGRFLVGLAGIMLLLSIVSGVITHSKILQEFFALRFQRQVRLIWQDTHKVAGLWGLPFYATIAFTGAMLGIVTLVGPLIAFMVVKGDTETLIEVMGLGQTPPSGVPAEMLPIDGMFDRVNPVNGMHPETVIVANYGNDNATYQLQYPADTELLITEPVLLSAVTGERVPSVATDDRSVPFRAYSAMAPLHYGTYGGLSLKFFYLAMGLSLCVITALGNVMWIERRLHGREGKRSAAYYGVLSKLTVGVTMGLTVATVSVFYLDKLYAGAESARLSTTGWTYFAVWFLAIAYAFTRPNTYASTRHLMGIGAVGLMGLPVLNAVTTGGISQVLNSGHAVTDATDLTFLLLGALFLAIAIKLPGTRPERRERRASKAREPRTSTSQPALPVTAARSKAD
- a CDS encoding crotonase/enoyl-CoA hydratase family protein, giving the protein MSSRLTLHVDDQIALVTLSRADRHNALDLAMFEEIDAVIKRLRKDRSLRAVVVTGEGEDFCTGIDVKSVLESRITSVKLLFKWLPGQSNLVQRISTGWRAIPCPVIMALHGRVWGGGLQIALGGDLRVASPETDLSILEARWGLLPDMGGTLCLREQLPVDVAKYLAMTAKHMTAAQALHYRLITEVAEQPLDRAMAIAAQISCQSPDSVAAVKKLYNRSAWHSQRYALARETWYQIKILLGKNQRTKTYRELNPDKPAKDFAARMDW
- the sodN gene encoding superoxide dismutase, Ni yields the protein MFHRLFRTADDLGLIATADAHCDIPCKIYDPAVALIAALSVVRMMDVLAEAASKPAGLERDASIARSVAIKELEAAKVKDEIRVIWGDYFKAPQIEAHPKVHELTHSIMMCASRCKQGVNRADGEELVELVNQFAEMFWQSKGVATERRAAPYPPGIDVVRPA
- a CDS encoding DUF2891 domain-containing protein, whose translation is MIRLYALPVIATLLLASTSAFPNDSPPAPEEALLDQPLTLEQANRLAGLPLACLQQEYPNKLGQTIGSAEDLGEPSALHPAFYGCFDWHSAVHGHWSLVALLRRYPDLARGEEGRRILAQHLTAANVAREVEYFQGEHNKTYERTYGWAWLLKLDQELAAWDAPLAQELHGNLQPLSALIVERYLEFLPKLNYAIRTGEHPNTAFGLTFAFDYAQYHGHGELLDAVGVAARRFYADDAHCPLTWEPGGYDFLSPCLTEIDIMRRVLPPQAFHRWLQRFLPDLTKPGYTLAVGRVSDRSDGKLVHLDGLNFSRAWALIGLADRFPERYGHLLALAGEHMDHSLPNLVGDRYEGGHWLGSFALYALMR
- the azu gene encoding azurin, whose product is MMSPRAVLLIATAGWLGLAGAASAADCSVDIEVGDALTYSVTQITPDASCETVTINLKHTGQLPAAVMGHNWVLSKPGDFDAITAAAPAAGPAKHYVPDDEKVIASTTLVGGGESTSIEVPMKGLSGEYVYFCSFPGHWAAMKGTLTIG
- a CDS encoding Plug domain-containing protein; translation: MSRSFLQLPATARKSPSRRPCLSHLGENQSLAQIPRAVRALDRADLTRYQQQSTSVQEILGRVVPGFATPNTDGSAGPLPPRGRDPLNLIDGVPIATNTNCSRFLDRFDPLGIGRIEVVYGPTSLYGAGATGGVIQFSPATRSRRTAVRLRHAGALLRDGRGRTV